One Sediminibacillus dalangtanensis genomic region harbors:
- a CDS encoding YhdT family protein — MNEKTSAEKDPRFKIANKEALIGIGLVLFNFIWWFAFAYGLGGKDPSEYTYVFGLPAWFFYSCVAGVVVMAILVFFVVKRFFTDVSFDDEVYEDQ; from the coding sequence TTGAACGAAAAAACTTCGGCAGAAAAAGATCCACGCTTTAAAATCGCCAACAAGGAAGCACTTATCGGGATTGGTTTAGTATTATTCAATTTTATCTGGTGGTTTGCCTTCGCCTATGGATTAGGCGGAAAAGACCCCTCAGAATATACATATGTTTTTGGCTTGCCAGCATGGTTTTTCTACAGCTGTGTGGCCGGAGTCGTCGTAATGGCGATACTCGTATTTTTTGTCGTGAAGCGTTTTTTCACGGATGTATCCTTTGATGATGAGGTGTATGAGGACCAATGA
- a CDS encoding DUF4260 domain-containing protein, which produces MSLRNVVYFEYVIGFIICLFIYITLDYSILLFFLLLLVPDVTMIGYLFNPKTGSLVYNIGHSLMLPYILLFIAYLGEFSLLLMVALIWIAHIYLDRSLGFGLKYSKGFKVTHLQKID; this is translated from the coding sequence ATGTCTCTACGTAATGTTGTATATTTTGAGTATGTTATCGGTTTTATTATCTGTCTGTTTATCTATATAACATTGGATTATTCCATTCTACTATTTTTTCTCCTGTTATTAGTACCGGATGTAACCATGATCGGTTACTTATTCAACCCTAAAACTGGTTCGCTTGTTTATAATATCGGGCATAGTTTGATGTTGCCGTACATTCTCCTTTTCATAGCTTATCTAGGTGAATTTTCACTCCTGCTGATGGTCGCTTTGATATGGATTGCGCATATTTATTTAGACCGTTCCCTTGGCTTTGGATTAAAGTATTCGAAAGGTTTTAAGGTAACACACTTACAAAAGATTGACTGA
- the rlmD gene encoding 23S rRNA (uracil(1939)-C(5))-methyltransferase RlmD, whose product MLNLKAEIMETKINHLDKKGSGRAVVWRDTGQENPRKLKLMIPKTLPGEKVRVSVENPEAKRTKGALEELVEVHPERTAAPCPHFDKCGGCAWQHWQYEGQLKQKTAHVKDALISQGFNPEVVRETIGMDEPWHYRNKMEFTFAPDGSMGLHEQGNFRNIIPLETCLIAGVEMTAAVMEVADWAKEHALSGYVKDAHEGLLRHLMVRQSFVTGEIMLGLFATEGPDGRLAAAADQLKKRMEEKYPQVKSLLWLVNTDWADRIQAEEIHLLSGRDFIYDEIGGYRYRLWFDTFFQTNPIQAQKLIDLALEMGQPKETEKMLELFCGVGTFSLPFASKVEKLAGIEIVESSIESAKRNAADNGISNTDFLAENARMGIDQVLERLGTPDILLLDPPRAGAGGKVMRKIGRAQPQRIIYVSCNPESFAVDVKELEQFGYTLKEVQPVDLFPHTVHVECVSQIVLKEAAEPSK is encoded by the coding sequence ATGCTGAATTTAAAAGCGGAAATCATGGAGACGAAAATCAACCATTTAGATAAAAAAGGTTCTGGCCGTGCAGTTGTCTGGCGGGACACTGGGCAGGAGAACCCTCGGAAGTTAAAGTTGATGATACCCAAGACGCTTCCGGGCGAAAAGGTGCGGGTGTCAGTAGAGAACCCGGAAGCGAAGCGGACCAAAGGAGCCCTGGAAGAATTGGTAGAGGTCCATCCGGAAAGAACGGCTGCGCCATGTCCGCATTTTGACAAGTGCGGAGGCTGTGCTTGGCAGCATTGGCAATATGAAGGGCAGCTGAAGCAAAAGACTGCTCACGTGAAAGATGCCTTGATATCCCAAGGATTTAATCCGGAAGTGGTCCGAGAAACCATTGGGATGGACGAGCCTTGGCATTACCGCAACAAAATGGAGTTCACGTTTGCCCCGGACGGCTCGATGGGCTTGCATGAACAAGGAAACTTCCGCAACATCATTCCGCTTGAAACATGCCTGATTGCGGGTGTAGAAATGACAGCAGCTGTCATGGAAGTAGCCGATTGGGCGAAAGAACATGCATTGAGCGGTTACGTAAAGGATGCCCACGAGGGGCTGCTTCGCCATTTGATGGTAAGACAGTCTTTTGTGACGGGAGAAATCATGCTGGGATTGTTTGCGACGGAAGGTCCTGACGGTAGACTGGCAGCCGCTGCCGATCAGCTGAAGAAAAGAATGGAAGAAAAATATCCGCAGGTGAAAAGCTTGTTATGGCTTGTGAATACCGATTGGGCGGACCGTATCCAGGCGGAGGAAATACACCTGCTGTCCGGCCGGGACTTCATCTATGATGAAATTGGAGGCTATCGCTACCGTCTTTGGTTCGATACTTTTTTCCAGACCAACCCGATCCAGGCACAGAAGCTGATCGACCTTGCTTTGGAAATGGGTCAGCCCAAGGAAACAGAAAAAATGCTGGAGCTTTTCTGTGGGGTCGGAACTTTTTCCCTCCCTTTCGCAAGCAAAGTTGAAAAACTTGCTGGCATAGAAATCGTTGAAAGTTCAATCGAATCGGCAAAACGAAATGCGGCAGATAACGGCATCTCCAACACGGACTTCTTGGCTGAGAATGCCAGAATGGGAATCGACCAGGTGCTTGAGAGACTAGGCACGCCGGATATCCTGCTGCTGGATCCTCCCCGTGCTGGCGCAGGCGGAAAAGTGATGCGCAAAATCGGCCGGGCGCAACCGCAGCGGATCATATATGTATCCTGCAACCCCGAGTCTTTTGCAGTGGATGTGAAGGAACTGGAGCAGTTCGGTTACACGCTGAAGGAAGTGCAGCCGGTCGATTTGTTTCCGCATACGGTGCACGTTGAGTGCGTATCGCAGATAGTTTTAAAAGAAGCAGCAGAACCCTCAAAATAG